From Scleropages formosus chromosome 25, fSclFor1.1, whole genome shotgun sequence, a single genomic window includes:
- the LOC108921632 gene encoding neurocan core protein-like isoform X2 has product MGETDPDAFRSTMETVAREPTPLILLLILLLLQPTGQGAPGADDPRPPPGMRERLASDATLPCLLGRLPAPSLEMPSAVRWTRVPSGSAAGERLVLEAVDGALRWGEGFQGRAGMPGYSRNQSDASLILTELRSSDSATYRCEIAVGLDGERHSVSLVVTGAVFHYRAPSARGGLSFYEAQQACLENSARVASPAQLISAFWDGYESCDAGWLSDHTVSVSVQSPRPGCRSDGDGSPGVRSLGPRDPGERFDVYCYTEDLRGEVFHSTVPGKLSLARAVAHCRALGARLATAGQLHLAWRAGLDRCDPGWLADGTVRYPITRPRAGCGGAEPGIRTLYRDADLTGVPSSSALFDAYCYREQEGSEEFGFTESRLPASRSEAGVTPPPSSSSNHEPEPSDQMGSPTSREQEGAHRTALLGATGSRSKPGWSGLAERVGPDGGPHSGSAPETPLPPAAQGKPGSHGLIAGEVDAGEDEGADGRRGKFSSSSTDGALPTPRSTVDATAPPATAAQVYRATGGAGEPRVPTGEGSPAEESRGASDRTPRRSTADAMLSAGSTCTSAPGPVGDPSAASLGVRHDAQRNPVGPEDSGQTISLVTVPLATAASTEPPEGYSGEDRDRDSSVPRWSEKESDGSGLVQPATPLGGSSGEAWNGKVAAEVRGEVLFSRQSGDTTISTFAAATGPSLSPPPPVAAQRLAAEDDGAINGSLFREDESRSAGSEESFAVGQYERPPTRGRPQAPRAQPPPPQPDVQNGTGIPNGTQLSPDVDDCRSNPCQNGGTCIDKADSFVCLCMPSYGGATCEKDTEGCEHGWRKFHGRCYRYFPRRHAWESAEKDCREHSAHLASVHSAAEQDFLTGLSRENTWIGLNDRTVEDDFQWTDNTELEYESWQEKQPDNFFAGGEDCVVTVAHEDGRWNDVPCNYNLPYICKKGTVLCGAPPAVENAFLMGRRRERYDVHSVVRYQCADGFLQHHVPTAKCRANGRWDRPRIACTKGRRSHRHRRHHHKSHRERRKHRQHGGGAHDSHAHSHTHM; this is encoded by the exons ATGGGCGAAACGGACCCCGACGCCTTCCG GTCCACGATGGAGACGGTGGCGCGCGAGCCCACCCCACTCATTCTtctcctcattctcctcctgctccagccgACAGGACAAG GGGCCCCCGGGGCAGACGATCCACGGCCTCCTCCCGGGATGCGGGAGCGTCTGGCGTCCGACGCCACCCTGCCCTGCCTCCTCGGCCGGCTGCCCGCTCCCTCCCTCGAGATGCCTTCCGCCGTCCGCTGGACCAGGGTCCCGAGCGGAAGCGCTGCGGGAGAGCGGCTGGTGCTGGAAGCCGTGGACGGCGCCCTCCGCTGGGGGGAAGGTTTCCAGGGGCGCGCCGGGATGCCCGGCTACTCCCGCAACCAGAGCGACGCCTCGCTGATCCTGACGGAGCTGCGATCCAGCGACTCGGCCACTTACCGCTGTGAAATCGCCGTGGGGCTGGACGGCGAACGGCACAGCGTCTCCCTAGTGGTCACCG GTGCGGTGTTCCACTACCGAGCGCCCAGCGCCCGCGGAGGCCTGTCCTTCTACGAGGCCCAGCAGGCCTGCCTGGAGAACTCCGCCCGGGTGGCCTCACCTGCGCAGCTGATCAGCGCCTTCTGGGACGGCTACGAGAGCTGCGACGCGGGCTGGCTGTCAGACCACACCGTCAG CGTCTCTGTCCAGTCCCCGAGACCCGGTTGCCGTAGCGACGGGGACGGCTCGCCCGGAGTGAGGAGTTTGGGCCCCAGGGACCCTGGCGAGCGCTTTGATGTCTACTGCTACACGGAGGACCTACGCG GGGAGGTGTTCCACTCGACCGTGCCGGGGAAGCTGAGCCTGGCGAGGGCTGTCGCTCACTGCCGCGCCCTGGGGGCTCGCCTGGCCACCGCCGGCCAGCTCCACCTGGCCTGGAGGGCGGGGCTCGACCGCTGCGACCCAGGCTGGCTGGCCGACGGCACCGTGCGCTACCCCATCACGCGGCCCCGAGCCGGCTGTGGGGGCGCAGAGCCGGGGATCCGCACCCTGTACCGCGACGCCGACCTCACGGgggtcccttcctcctccgccCTCTTCGACGCCTACTGCTACCGGG AACAAGAGGGCAGCGAGGAGTTTGGGTTCACGGAGAGCCGCCTTCCGGCCAGTCGCAGCGAGGCCGGTGTGACTCCGCCTCCCAGCTCCTCCTCGAACCATGAACCCGAACCATCCGACCAGATGGGTAGCCCGACCAGCCGCGAGCAGGAAGGAGCTCATCGCACCGCGTTGCTGGGGGCCACGGGGAGCCGGTCCAAACCAGGCTGGAGCGGCCTCGCGGAGCGCGTGGGCCCTGATGGTGGTCCGCACTCTGGCAGCGCTCCAGAAACCCCCCTCCCACCAGCAGCTCAGGGGAAGCCTGGGAGTCACGGGCTGATTGCCGGTGAGGTGGATGCAGGAGAAGACGAGGGAGCTGATGGGCGCCGGGGGaagttctcctcctcctcaactGACGGcgccctccccaccccccgctcGACAGTGGACGCCACGGCTCCCCCTGCCACGGCTGCACAGGTGTACCGGGCAACAGGAGGCGCCGGAGAGCCCAGGGTGCCGACTGGCGAGGGCAGTCCGGCCGAGGAGTCCCGCGGGGCGTCAGACAGAACCCCGAGGAGATCCACGGCTGACGCGATGCTCAGTGCAG GATCCACGTGCACATCAGCTCCAGGCCCAGTTGGCGATCCGTCAGCCGCTTCCTTGGGGGTCAGACACGATGCACAGCGGAACCCAGTGGGTCCCGAGGATTCGGGCCAAACCATCTCCTTGGTTACCGTCCCCCTGGCAACGGCCGCCTCCACAGAGCCCCCCGAGGGCTACTCTGGCGAGGACCGCGACCGGGACTCCTCTGTACCGAGGTGGTCGGAGAAGGAGTCCGACGGCAGCGGCCTGGTCCAGCCTGCGACGCCTCTGGGTGGGTCGTCGGGAGAGGCCTGGAACGGCAAAGTCGCCGCAGAGGTCAGGGGCGAAGTCCTGTTCTCCCGCCAGTCCGGCGACACCACCATCAGCACATTTGCCGCCGCAACAGGCCCCTCCCTCTCGCCGCCCCCCCCCGTCGCGGCGCAAAGGCTCGCTGCCGAGGACGATGGCGCCATCAACGGGTCGCTCTTCAGAGAGGACGAGTCGCGCTCTGCGGGGTCCGAGGAGTCCTTCGCTGTCGGCCAATACGAGAGACCCCCCACCCGGGGAAGACCGCAGGCCCCCCGGGCCCAGCCTCCACCCCCGCAGCCAGATGTCCAGAATGGAACAGGGATTCCCAATGGCACGCAGCTCTCTCCTG ACGTCGACGACTGCCGGTCGAACCCGTGTCAGAACGGAGGCACGTGCATCGACAAGGCGGACTCATTTGTGTGCCTCTGTATGCCGAGCTACGGGGGAGCCACGTGTGAAAAAG ATACCGAGGGCTGCGAGCACGGCTGGAGGAAGTTCCACGGCCGCTGCTACAGGTACTTCCCCCGACGGCACGCGTGGGAGAGCGCCGAGAAGGACTGCAGGGAGCACAGCGCACACCTCGCCAGCGTCCACTCGGCGGCCGAGCAGGACTTCCTCACGG GTCTGAGCCGTGAGAACACGTGGATCGGACTCAACGACCGCACCGTGGAGGACGACTTTCAGTGGACGGACAACACGGAGCTG GAGTACGAGAGCTGGCAGGAGAAGCAGCCGGACAACTTCTTTGCGGGCGGCGAGGACTGCGTGGTGACGGTCGCCCACGAGGACGGCAGGTGGAACGACGTGCCCTGCAACTACAACCTGCCCTACATCTGCAAGAAGGGCACAG TGCTTTGCGGAGCGCCCCCTGCCGTGGAGAACGCCTTCCTGATGGGCCGTAGGCGGGAGCGCTACGACGTCCACTCGGTGGTGCGCTACCAGTGTGCCGACGGGTTCCTCCAGCACCACGTCCCCACAGCCAAGTGCCGCGCCAACGGGAGGTGGGACCGGCCCAGGATCGCGTGCACCAAAG GCCGCAGGTCCCACCGGcaccgccgccaccaccacaaAAGCCACCGTGAGCGCCGGAAGCACCGGCAGCATGGGGGAGGAGCTCACGATAGCCACGcccacagccacacccacatGTGA
- the LOC108921632 gene encoding neurocan core protein-like isoform X3 produces MTSRKSTMETVAREPTPLILLLILLLLQPTGQGAPGADDPRPPPGMRERLASDATLPCLLGRLPAPSLEMPSAVRWTRVPSGSAAGERLVLEAVDGALRWGEGFQGRAGMPGYSRNQSDASLILTELRSSDSATYRCEIAVGLDGERHSVSLVVTGAVFHYRAPSARGGLSFYEAQQACLENSARVASPAQLISAFWDGYESCDAGWLSDHTVSVSVQSPRPGCRSDGDGSPGVRSLGPRDPGERFDVYCYTEDLRGEVFHSTVPGKLSLARAVAHCRALGARLATAGQLHLAWRAGLDRCDPGWLADGTVRYPITRPRAGCGGAEPGIRTLYRDADLTGVPSSSALFDAYCYREQEGSEEFGFTESRLPASRSEAGVTPPPSSSSNHEPEPSDQMGSPTSREQEGAHRTALLGATGSRSKPGWSGLAERVGPDGGPHSGSAPETPLPPAAQGKPGSHGLIAGEVDAGEDEGADGRRGKFSSSSTDGALPTPRSTVDATAPPATAAQVYRATGGAGEPRVPTGEGSPAEESRGASDRTPRRSTADAMLSAGSTCTSAPGPVGDPSAASLGVRHDAQRNPVGPEDSGQTISLVTVPLATAASTEPPEGYSGEDRDRDSSVPRWSEKESDGSGLVQPATPLGGSSGEAWNGKVAAEVRGEVLFSRQSGDTTISTFAAATGPSLSPPPPVAAQRLAAEDDGAINGSLFREDESRSAGSEESFAVGQYERPPTRGRPQAPRAQPPPPQPDVQNGTGIPNGTQLSPDVDDCRSNPCQNGGTCIDKADSFVCLCMPSYGGATCEKDTEGCEHGWRKFHGRCYRYFPRRHAWESAEKDCREHSAHLASVHSAAEQDFLTGLSRENTWIGLNDRTVEDDFQWTDNTELEYESWQEKQPDNFFAGGEDCVVTVAHEDGRWNDVPCNYNLPYICKKGTVLCGAPPAVENAFLMGRRRERYDVHSVVRYQCADGFLQHHVPTAKCRANGRWDRPRIACTKAGRRSHRHRRHHHKSHRERRKHRQHGGGAHDSHAHSHTHM; encoded by the exons GTCCACGATGGAGACGGTGGCGCGCGAGCCCACCCCACTCATTCTtctcctcattctcctcctgctccagccgACAGGACAAG GGGCCCCCGGGGCAGACGATCCACGGCCTCCTCCCGGGATGCGGGAGCGTCTGGCGTCCGACGCCACCCTGCCCTGCCTCCTCGGCCGGCTGCCCGCTCCCTCCCTCGAGATGCCTTCCGCCGTCCGCTGGACCAGGGTCCCGAGCGGAAGCGCTGCGGGAGAGCGGCTGGTGCTGGAAGCCGTGGACGGCGCCCTCCGCTGGGGGGAAGGTTTCCAGGGGCGCGCCGGGATGCCCGGCTACTCCCGCAACCAGAGCGACGCCTCGCTGATCCTGACGGAGCTGCGATCCAGCGACTCGGCCACTTACCGCTGTGAAATCGCCGTGGGGCTGGACGGCGAACGGCACAGCGTCTCCCTAGTGGTCACCG GTGCGGTGTTCCACTACCGAGCGCCCAGCGCCCGCGGAGGCCTGTCCTTCTACGAGGCCCAGCAGGCCTGCCTGGAGAACTCCGCCCGGGTGGCCTCACCTGCGCAGCTGATCAGCGCCTTCTGGGACGGCTACGAGAGCTGCGACGCGGGCTGGCTGTCAGACCACACCGTCAG CGTCTCTGTCCAGTCCCCGAGACCCGGTTGCCGTAGCGACGGGGACGGCTCGCCCGGAGTGAGGAGTTTGGGCCCCAGGGACCCTGGCGAGCGCTTTGATGTCTACTGCTACACGGAGGACCTACGCG GGGAGGTGTTCCACTCGACCGTGCCGGGGAAGCTGAGCCTGGCGAGGGCTGTCGCTCACTGCCGCGCCCTGGGGGCTCGCCTGGCCACCGCCGGCCAGCTCCACCTGGCCTGGAGGGCGGGGCTCGACCGCTGCGACCCAGGCTGGCTGGCCGACGGCACCGTGCGCTACCCCATCACGCGGCCCCGAGCCGGCTGTGGGGGCGCAGAGCCGGGGATCCGCACCCTGTACCGCGACGCCGACCTCACGGgggtcccttcctcctccgccCTCTTCGACGCCTACTGCTACCGGG AACAAGAGGGCAGCGAGGAGTTTGGGTTCACGGAGAGCCGCCTTCCGGCCAGTCGCAGCGAGGCCGGTGTGACTCCGCCTCCCAGCTCCTCCTCGAACCATGAACCCGAACCATCCGACCAGATGGGTAGCCCGACCAGCCGCGAGCAGGAAGGAGCTCATCGCACCGCGTTGCTGGGGGCCACGGGGAGCCGGTCCAAACCAGGCTGGAGCGGCCTCGCGGAGCGCGTGGGCCCTGATGGTGGTCCGCACTCTGGCAGCGCTCCAGAAACCCCCCTCCCACCAGCAGCTCAGGGGAAGCCTGGGAGTCACGGGCTGATTGCCGGTGAGGTGGATGCAGGAGAAGACGAGGGAGCTGATGGGCGCCGGGGGaagttctcctcctcctcaactGACGGcgccctccccaccccccgctcGACAGTGGACGCCACGGCTCCCCCTGCCACGGCTGCACAGGTGTACCGGGCAACAGGAGGCGCCGGAGAGCCCAGGGTGCCGACTGGCGAGGGCAGTCCGGCCGAGGAGTCCCGCGGGGCGTCAGACAGAACCCCGAGGAGATCCACGGCTGACGCGATGCTCAGTGCAG GATCCACGTGCACATCAGCTCCAGGCCCAGTTGGCGATCCGTCAGCCGCTTCCTTGGGGGTCAGACACGATGCACAGCGGAACCCAGTGGGTCCCGAGGATTCGGGCCAAACCATCTCCTTGGTTACCGTCCCCCTGGCAACGGCCGCCTCCACAGAGCCCCCCGAGGGCTACTCTGGCGAGGACCGCGACCGGGACTCCTCTGTACCGAGGTGGTCGGAGAAGGAGTCCGACGGCAGCGGCCTGGTCCAGCCTGCGACGCCTCTGGGTGGGTCGTCGGGAGAGGCCTGGAACGGCAAAGTCGCCGCAGAGGTCAGGGGCGAAGTCCTGTTCTCCCGCCAGTCCGGCGACACCACCATCAGCACATTTGCCGCCGCAACAGGCCCCTCCCTCTCGCCGCCCCCCCCCGTCGCGGCGCAAAGGCTCGCTGCCGAGGACGATGGCGCCATCAACGGGTCGCTCTTCAGAGAGGACGAGTCGCGCTCTGCGGGGTCCGAGGAGTCCTTCGCTGTCGGCCAATACGAGAGACCCCCCACCCGGGGAAGACCGCAGGCCCCCCGGGCCCAGCCTCCACCCCCGCAGCCAGATGTCCAGAATGGAACAGGGATTCCCAATGGCACGCAGCTCTCTCCTG ACGTCGACGACTGCCGGTCGAACCCGTGTCAGAACGGAGGCACGTGCATCGACAAGGCGGACTCATTTGTGTGCCTCTGTATGCCGAGCTACGGGGGAGCCACGTGTGAAAAAG ATACCGAGGGCTGCGAGCACGGCTGGAGGAAGTTCCACGGCCGCTGCTACAGGTACTTCCCCCGACGGCACGCGTGGGAGAGCGCCGAGAAGGACTGCAGGGAGCACAGCGCACACCTCGCCAGCGTCCACTCGGCGGCCGAGCAGGACTTCCTCACGG GTCTGAGCCGTGAGAACACGTGGATCGGACTCAACGACCGCACCGTGGAGGACGACTTTCAGTGGACGGACAACACGGAGCTG GAGTACGAGAGCTGGCAGGAGAAGCAGCCGGACAACTTCTTTGCGGGCGGCGAGGACTGCGTGGTGACGGTCGCCCACGAGGACGGCAGGTGGAACGACGTGCCCTGCAACTACAACCTGCCCTACATCTGCAAGAAGGGCACAG TGCTTTGCGGAGCGCCCCCTGCCGTGGAGAACGCCTTCCTGATGGGCCGTAGGCGGGAGCGCTACGACGTCCACTCGGTGGTGCGCTACCAGTGTGCCGACGGGTTCCTCCAGCACCACGTCCCCACAGCCAAGTGCCGCGCCAACGGGAGGTGGGACCGGCCCAGGATCGCGTGCACCAAAG CAGGCCGCAGGTCCCACCGGcaccgccgccaccaccacaaAAGCCACCGTGAGCGCCGGAAGCACCGGCAGCATGGGGGAGGAGCTCACGATAGCCACGcccacagccacacccacatGTGA
- the LOC108921632 gene encoding neurocan core protein-like isoform X1 → MGETDPDAFRSTMETVAREPTPLILLLILLLLQPTGQGAPGADDPRPPPGMRERLASDATLPCLLGRLPAPSLEMPSAVRWTRVPSGSAAGERLVLEAVDGALRWGEGFQGRAGMPGYSRNQSDASLILTELRSSDSATYRCEIAVGLDGERHSVSLVVTGAVFHYRAPSARGGLSFYEAQQACLENSARVASPAQLISAFWDGYESCDAGWLSDHTVSVSVQSPRPGCRSDGDGSPGVRSLGPRDPGERFDVYCYTEDLRGEVFHSTVPGKLSLARAVAHCRALGARLATAGQLHLAWRAGLDRCDPGWLADGTVRYPITRPRAGCGGAEPGIRTLYRDADLTGVPSSSALFDAYCYREQEGSEEFGFTESRLPASRSEAGVTPPPSSSSNHEPEPSDQMGSPTSREQEGAHRTALLGATGSRSKPGWSGLAERVGPDGGPHSGSAPETPLPPAAQGKPGSHGLIAGEVDAGEDEGADGRRGKFSSSSTDGALPTPRSTVDATAPPATAAQVYRATGGAGEPRVPTGEGSPAEESRGASDRTPRRSTADAMLSAGSTCTSAPGPVGDPSAASLGVRHDAQRNPVGPEDSGQTISLVTVPLATAASTEPPEGYSGEDRDRDSSVPRWSEKESDGSGLVQPATPLGGSSGEAWNGKVAAEVRGEVLFSRQSGDTTISTFAAATGPSLSPPPPVAAQRLAAEDDGAINGSLFREDESRSAGSEESFAVGQYERPPTRGRPQAPRAQPPPPQPDVQNGTGIPNGTQLSPDVDDCRSNPCQNGGTCIDKADSFVCLCMPSYGGATCEKDTEGCEHGWRKFHGRCYRYFPRRHAWESAEKDCREHSAHLASVHSAAEQDFLTGLSRENTWIGLNDRTVEDDFQWTDNTELEYESWQEKQPDNFFAGGEDCVVTVAHEDGRWNDVPCNYNLPYICKKGTVLCGAPPAVENAFLMGRRRERYDVHSVVRYQCADGFLQHHVPTAKCRANGRWDRPRIACTKAGRRSHRHRRHHHKSHRERRKHRQHGGGAHDSHAHSHTHM, encoded by the exons ATGGGCGAAACGGACCCCGACGCCTTCCG GTCCACGATGGAGACGGTGGCGCGCGAGCCCACCCCACTCATTCTtctcctcattctcctcctgctccagccgACAGGACAAG GGGCCCCCGGGGCAGACGATCCACGGCCTCCTCCCGGGATGCGGGAGCGTCTGGCGTCCGACGCCACCCTGCCCTGCCTCCTCGGCCGGCTGCCCGCTCCCTCCCTCGAGATGCCTTCCGCCGTCCGCTGGACCAGGGTCCCGAGCGGAAGCGCTGCGGGAGAGCGGCTGGTGCTGGAAGCCGTGGACGGCGCCCTCCGCTGGGGGGAAGGTTTCCAGGGGCGCGCCGGGATGCCCGGCTACTCCCGCAACCAGAGCGACGCCTCGCTGATCCTGACGGAGCTGCGATCCAGCGACTCGGCCACTTACCGCTGTGAAATCGCCGTGGGGCTGGACGGCGAACGGCACAGCGTCTCCCTAGTGGTCACCG GTGCGGTGTTCCACTACCGAGCGCCCAGCGCCCGCGGAGGCCTGTCCTTCTACGAGGCCCAGCAGGCCTGCCTGGAGAACTCCGCCCGGGTGGCCTCACCTGCGCAGCTGATCAGCGCCTTCTGGGACGGCTACGAGAGCTGCGACGCGGGCTGGCTGTCAGACCACACCGTCAG CGTCTCTGTCCAGTCCCCGAGACCCGGTTGCCGTAGCGACGGGGACGGCTCGCCCGGAGTGAGGAGTTTGGGCCCCAGGGACCCTGGCGAGCGCTTTGATGTCTACTGCTACACGGAGGACCTACGCG GGGAGGTGTTCCACTCGACCGTGCCGGGGAAGCTGAGCCTGGCGAGGGCTGTCGCTCACTGCCGCGCCCTGGGGGCTCGCCTGGCCACCGCCGGCCAGCTCCACCTGGCCTGGAGGGCGGGGCTCGACCGCTGCGACCCAGGCTGGCTGGCCGACGGCACCGTGCGCTACCCCATCACGCGGCCCCGAGCCGGCTGTGGGGGCGCAGAGCCGGGGATCCGCACCCTGTACCGCGACGCCGACCTCACGGgggtcccttcctcctccgccCTCTTCGACGCCTACTGCTACCGGG AACAAGAGGGCAGCGAGGAGTTTGGGTTCACGGAGAGCCGCCTTCCGGCCAGTCGCAGCGAGGCCGGTGTGACTCCGCCTCCCAGCTCCTCCTCGAACCATGAACCCGAACCATCCGACCAGATGGGTAGCCCGACCAGCCGCGAGCAGGAAGGAGCTCATCGCACCGCGTTGCTGGGGGCCACGGGGAGCCGGTCCAAACCAGGCTGGAGCGGCCTCGCGGAGCGCGTGGGCCCTGATGGTGGTCCGCACTCTGGCAGCGCTCCAGAAACCCCCCTCCCACCAGCAGCTCAGGGGAAGCCTGGGAGTCACGGGCTGATTGCCGGTGAGGTGGATGCAGGAGAAGACGAGGGAGCTGATGGGCGCCGGGGGaagttctcctcctcctcaactGACGGcgccctccccaccccccgctcGACAGTGGACGCCACGGCTCCCCCTGCCACGGCTGCACAGGTGTACCGGGCAACAGGAGGCGCCGGAGAGCCCAGGGTGCCGACTGGCGAGGGCAGTCCGGCCGAGGAGTCCCGCGGGGCGTCAGACAGAACCCCGAGGAGATCCACGGCTGACGCGATGCTCAGTGCAG GATCCACGTGCACATCAGCTCCAGGCCCAGTTGGCGATCCGTCAGCCGCTTCCTTGGGGGTCAGACACGATGCACAGCGGAACCCAGTGGGTCCCGAGGATTCGGGCCAAACCATCTCCTTGGTTACCGTCCCCCTGGCAACGGCCGCCTCCACAGAGCCCCCCGAGGGCTACTCTGGCGAGGACCGCGACCGGGACTCCTCTGTACCGAGGTGGTCGGAGAAGGAGTCCGACGGCAGCGGCCTGGTCCAGCCTGCGACGCCTCTGGGTGGGTCGTCGGGAGAGGCCTGGAACGGCAAAGTCGCCGCAGAGGTCAGGGGCGAAGTCCTGTTCTCCCGCCAGTCCGGCGACACCACCATCAGCACATTTGCCGCCGCAACAGGCCCCTCCCTCTCGCCGCCCCCCCCCGTCGCGGCGCAAAGGCTCGCTGCCGAGGACGATGGCGCCATCAACGGGTCGCTCTTCAGAGAGGACGAGTCGCGCTCTGCGGGGTCCGAGGAGTCCTTCGCTGTCGGCCAATACGAGAGACCCCCCACCCGGGGAAGACCGCAGGCCCCCCGGGCCCAGCCTCCACCCCCGCAGCCAGATGTCCAGAATGGAACAGGGATTCCCAATGGCACGCAGCTCTCTCCTG ACGTCGACGACTGCCGGTCGAACCCGTGTCAGAACGGAGGCACGTGCATCGACAAGGCGGACTCATTTGTGTGCCTCTGTATGCCGAGCTACGGGGGAGCCACGTGTGAAAAAG ATACCGAGGGCTGCGAGCACGGCTGGAGGAAGTTCCACGGCCGCTGCTACAGGTACTTCCCCCGACGGCACGCGTGGGAGAGCGCCGAGAAGGACTGCAGGGAGCACAGCGCACACCTCGCCAGCGTCCACTCGGCGGCCGAGCAGGACTTCCTCACGG GTCTGAGCCGTGAGAACACGTGGATCGGACTCAACGACCGCACCGTGGAGGACGACTTTCAGTGGACGGACAACACGGAGCTG GAGTACGAGAGCTGGCAGGAGAAGCAGCCGGACAACTTCTTTGCGGGCGGCGAGGACTGCGTGGTGACGGTCGCCCACGAGGACGGCAGGTGGAACGACGTGCCCTGCAACTACAACCTGCCCTACATCTGCAAGAAGGGCACAG TGCTTTGCGGAGCGCCCCCTGCCGTGGAGAACGCCTTCCTGATGGGCCGTAGGCGGGAGCGCTACGACGTCCACTCGGTGGTGCGCTACCAGTGTGCCGACGGGTTCCTCCAGCACCACGTCCCCACAGCCAAGTGCCGCGCCAACGGGAGGTGGGACCGGCCCAGGATCGCGTGCACCAAAG CAGGCCGCAGGTCCCACCGGcaccgccgccaccaccacaaAAGCCACCGTGAGCGCCGGAAGCACCGGCAGCATGGGGGAGGAGCTCACGATAGCCACGcccacagccacacccacatGTGA